A region from the Planktothrix sp. FACHB-1365 genome encodes:
- a CDS encoding DNA sulfur modification protein DndB: MTEEHPQKRSSAEIIMLPTQQDAINQAFTDAATCGARVFQCHVYEQGQRVHLAFCLSFEQLLEMAKFQTADKKKNRANAEDLINRPLVPNHVNEIAKYLLETDNYILPSFIFNCKTPIKVFAFGSGVMQFGYAVLPSNVELYVTDGQHRIKAIEKAVKEKPELLKDSATVLVVQEDDIDQIHQDFADCAKNKPIPQTLLATFDVSDALSKLTRDISKDLVIFAGRIDKISQKLNEKDSEYLFTMNQLRLGIAELLFGSSQKTVIESRKNQNREHLKSLLEQAKYFYLEFAKHNDGWSLMLTPKSQTTNLDFSKLRKERIDFNSVGLQLVSRVGHLILFENNFNEDQRNFLIKTLADLGYKRTTSLWGSNLLMDDGNGNMKIINNATAVNKAFRIAVSEIENQTGLLLK; the protein is encoded by the coding sequence ATGACTGAAGAACACCCACAAAAGCGTTCAAGTGCTGAAATTATTATGCTTCCAACTCAACAGGATGCTATAAATCAAGCATTTACTGATGCGGCCACTTGTGGTGCAAGAGTGTTTCAATGTCATGTTTATGAACAAGGACAGCGAGTTCATTTAGCTTTTTGTCTCTCTTTTGAGCAACTTTTAGAAATGGCAAAATTCCAAACAGCAGATAAGAAAAAAAATAGAGCTAATGCTGAAGATTTAATCAATCGCCCGTTAGTTCCAAACCACGTTAATGAAATTGCTAAATACTTACTAGAGACAGATAATTATATTTTACCTTCGTTTATTTTTAACTGCAAAACACCGATTAAAGTTTTTGCATTTGGCTCAGGTGTAATGCAATTTGGTTATGCTGTTTTACCCAGCAATGTTGAACTTTATGTTACAGATGGTCAACATCGGATTAAAGCGATTGAAAAAGCAGTTAAAGAAAAACCAGAATTACTAAAGGATAGTGCAACAGTATTAGTTGTTCAAGAAGATGATATTGATCAGATTCATCAAGATTTCGCTGATTGCGCTAAAAATAAGCCAATCCCACAAACGTTGCTTGCAACATTTGATGTTAGCGATGCTTTATCAAAACTTACCCGTGATATTTCAAAAGATTTAGTTATTTTTGCAGGACGTATCGATAAAATATCTCAAAAGTTAAATGAAAAAGATTCCGAATATCTATTTACTATGAATCAGTTACGACTTGGGATAGCAGAACTTTTATTTGGCTCATCTCAAAAAACAGTGATTGAATCTCGGAAAAATCAAAATAGAGAGCATCTGAAGTCTTTGCTAGAACAAGCTAAATATTTCTATCTTGAATTTGCAAAACACAATGACGGATGGAGTTTAATGCTTACCCCTAAATCTCAAACAACAAATCTTGATTTCTCTAAATTACGCAAAGAAAGAATAGATTTTAATAGTGTTGGATTACAACTGGTTAGTCGAGTAGGTCATTTAATTTTATTTGAAAATAATTTTAATGAAGACCAACGCAACTTTTTAATTAAAACATTGGCTGATTTAGGTTATAAACGAACTACATCTTTATGGGGAAGTAATCTACTTATGGATGATGGTAATGGAAACATGAAAATTATCAATAACGCAACAGCAGTCAATAAAGCATTTAGAATCGCTGTGTCTGAGATTGAAAATCAAACAGGATTATTATTAAAGTAA
- a CDS encoding DGQHR domain-containing protein has protein sequence MDTETRLNSEAQETIAKLLKPYLQQADSLLVQKTYMAGTETFISSVTLEWIAAKVGFASQLPLFQPHLDATGNVERDAETVDEIFQRPLDWSRQATLTQYLTNHKDHKFPAVLVVLSPAWVDDPNASQWDNNQRATQSAIEFLPLDSQGKLGLLQMSSDVSVFALDGQHRLMGIQGLMELLRTGRLQPYSKLKKPVGDTITVKELNQKFGITPQQLQQLSQETIGVEFIPAVVKGETRAEARQRVRSIFVHVNLMAVKLSKGQLALLDEDDGFSIVTRQVAVSHALFCDKPRRNPRINWDSATVASKSTVLTTLQALTDMGQRYLTPKFPHWKAAKSGLIPLRPTEAELEAGIEELKQFFDGMATLPSYQKLEQGWETPALRRFSFEKPGGEGNLLFRPVGQVAVAAALGVLVFYQQRSVTEIFEKLQEFDNAGGFSGMEYPDSLWYGVLYDPNKRRVRVAGKELAAKLLIYLLGGMPQPMECAELRKALADARTFENKAVSFEGQFVKPREVGLPEIL, from the coding sequence ATGGATACTGAAACCCGACTTAACTCCGAAGCCCAAGAAACAATAGCAAAACTGCTGAAACCCTATCTACAACAAGCAGATAGCCTACTGGTTCAAAAAACCTATATGGCTGGAACCGAAACCTTTATCAGTTCTGTTACCTTAGAATGGATAGCCGCAAAAGTCGGTTTTGCTTCCCAACTGCCCTTATTTCAACCTCATTTAGACGCAACAGGTAACGTAGAGCGCGACGCCGAAACCGTTGATGAGATTTTCCAACGTCCCCTCGACTGGTCACGTCAAGCCACCTTAACCCAATATCTCACCAACCATAAAGACCATAAATTTCCTGCGGTGTTAGTTGTCCTCAGTCCCGCTTGGGTAGATGACCCCAACGCCTCCCAGTGGGATAACAACCAACGCGCTACCCAGTCCGCCATCGAATTTCTCCCCCTCGATAGTCAAGGAAAACTCGGACTATTGCAGATGTCGAGTGATGTATCCGTGTTTGCCTTAGATGGACAACACCGCTTAATGGGGATACAAGGTTTGATGGAACTCCTGCGGACAGGACGTTTACAACCCTATAGCAAACTCAAAAAACCTGTGGGGGATACTATTACCGTCAAAGAACTTAACCAAAAATTCGGTATCACTCCCCAACAGTTACAACAGTTATCCCAAGAAACCATCGGAGTTGAATTTATTCCCGCAGTCGTCAAGGGGGAAACTCGCGCTGAAGCTAGACAACGGGTAAGGTCTATTTTTGTTCACGTTAACTTAATGGCCGTCAAACTCAGTAAAGGACAGTTGGCACTATTAGATGAAGATGATGGGTTTTCTATTGTGACTCGCCAGGTAGCTGTTTCCCATGCTTTATTTTGCGATAAACCCAGACGCAACCCTAGAATTAATTGGGATAGTGCTACCGTAGCATCCAAGTCAACGGTCTTAACCACCCTGCAAGCGTTAACGGATATGGGTCAACGGTATTTAACCCCCAAATTTCCCCACTGGAAAGCTGCAAAATCTGGGTTAATTCCTCTGCGACCCACCGAAGCAGAATTAGAAGCAGGTATTGAGGAGTTAAAACAATTCTTTGATGGTATGGCAACTTTACCCAGTTATCAAAAGTTAGAACAAGGTTGGGAAACTCCCGCCTTGCGTCGGTTTAGTTTTGAGAAACCCGGAGGAGAGGGAAATTTACTGTTTCGTCCTGTGGGTCAAGTGGCGGTAGCTGCGGCGTTGGGGGTGTTGGTCTTTTATCAACAACGGTCGGTAACAGAAATTTTTGAGAAATTGCAAGAATTTGATAACGCTGGCGGCTTTAGTGGCATGGAATATCCTGACTCGCTCTGGTATGGGGTATTATATGACCCGAATAAACGCCGGGTGAGGGTAGCCGGAAAAGAGTTGGCGGCGAAGTTACTCATCTATTTATTAGGGGGAATGCCGCAACCGATGGAATGTGCTGAGTTACGCAAAGCCTTAGCGGATGCTAGGACGTTTGAGAATAAAGCCGTCAGTTTTGAAGGTCAATTTGTCAAACCCAGAGAAGTCGGTTTACCCGAAATTTTGTAG
- the kaiC gene encoding circadian clock protein KaiC: MSESSQETKSNGRKLIGVQKIRTMIEGFDDISHGGMPIARTTLVSGTSGTGKTLFAVQFLYNGITYFDEPGIFVTFEESPTDIIKNASSFGWDLQQFIDEGKLFILDASPDPEGQDIVGNFDLSALIERIQYAIRKYKARRVSIDSVTAVFQQYEAAGVVRREIFRLVARLKQVGATTIMTTEREAEYGPVARFGVEEFVSDNVVIFRNVLEGERRRRTAEILKLRGTTHMKGEYPFTITNNGIGIFPLGAMRLTQRSSNARVSSGNPTLDLMCGGGFFKDSIILATGATGTGKTLLVSIFLQDACKNGQRAMLFAYEESRAQLFRNASSWGIDFEEMERKGLLKILCSYPESAGLEDHLQIIKSEISEFKPARIAIDSLSALARGVSNNAFRQFVIGVTGYAKQEEITGFFTNTTDQFMGSHSITDSHISTITDTILMLQYVEIRGEMSRALNVFKMRGSWHDKGIREYTISDHGPLITDSFRDYERIISGSPTRIAVNEKSELGRILGKIESDE, encoded by the coding sequence ATGAGTGAAAGTTCTCAGGAAACCAAAAGCAATGGACGTAAACTGATAGGGGTGCAGAAAATCCGCACCATGATTGAAGGCTTTGATGATATTAGTCATGGTGGAATGCCCATTGCCAGAACAACGTTAGTGAGCGGGACTTCAGGAACCGGAAAAACCTTGTTTGCGGTTCAGTTTCTCTACAATGGAATCACCTATTTTGATGAACCTGGGATCTTCGTCACGTTTGAAGAATCACCTACAGATATTATTAAAAATGCTTCTAGTTTTGGATGGGATCTCCAACAATTTATTGATGAAGGAAAGTTATTTATTTTAGATGCTTCTCCTGACCCAGAGGGGCAAGATATTGTGGGAAATTTTGACCTGTCGGCTTTAATTGAGCGGATTCAATATGCTATTCGTAAATATAAAGCTCGACGGGTTTCAATTGATTCCGTAACGGCTGTTTTCCAACAATATGAAGCCGCAGGAGTGGTCAGACGAGAGATTTTCCGCCTGGTAGCACGGTTAAAACAGGTGGGGGCTACCACGATTATGACAACGGAACGGGAGGCAGAATATGGCCCGGTGGCGCGATTTGGAGTAGAAGAATTTGTCTCCGATAATGTCGTTATCTTTCGGAACGTTTTAGAGGGAGAACGACGGCGACGCACGGCGGAAATCCTCAAATTGCGGGGTACAACCCACATGAAGGGGGAATATCCCTTTACGATTACCAATAATGGCATTGGGATCTTTCCTCTGGGGGCGATGCGCCTGACTCAACGTTCTTCCAATGCCCGGGTTTCTTCTGGAAATCCCACCCTCGATCTCATGTGTGGGGGTGGATTTTTCAAAGATTCGATTATTTTGGCGACTGGAGCAACGGGAACGGGTAAAACGTTATTAGTCAGTATTTTTCTACAGGATGCCTGTAAAAATGGTCAACGAGCCATGTTATTTGCTTATGAAGAATCTCGCGCTCAGTTATTTAGAAATGCCAGTTCCTGGGGGATTGATTTTGAAGAAATGGAACGGAAAGGATTACTGAAAATTTTATGTAGTTATCCTGAATCTGCGGGATTAGAAGATCATTTACAAATTATTAAATCGGAAATTTCTGAGTTTAAACCCGCTCGAATTGCGATTGATTCGTTATCGGCTTTAGCACGAGGGGTGAGTAATAACGCTTTCCGTCAATTTGTGATTGGGGTAACGGGTTACGCTAAACAGGAGGAAATTACAGGATTTTTCACGAATACAACGGATCAATTTATGGGTTCCCATTCGATTACGGATTCTCATATTTCAACGATTACCGATACGATTTTGATGTTGCAATATGTGGAAATTCGAGGGGAAATGTCCCGTGCCTTAAACGTGTTTAAAATGAGGGGTTCCTGGCATGATAAAGGTATTCGAGAATATACGATTAGTGATCATGGCCCTCTGATTACTGATTCTTTCCGAGATTATGAACGGATTATTAGTGGTTCTCCGACTCGTATTGCGGTGAATGAAAAGAGTGAGTTAGGTCGTATTCTTGGAAAGATTGAGTCTGATGAATAA
- the kaiB gene encoding circadian clock protein KaiB yields the protein MSPLKKTYVLKLYVAGNTPNSVRALKTLKDILEQEFQGVYALKVIDVLKNPQLAEEDKILATPTLSKILPPPVRKIIGDLSDREKVLIGLDLLYEELMDE from the coding sequence ATGAGTCCTCTAAAAAAAACCTATGTCCTCAAACTTTATGTGGCGGGGAATACTCCTAACTCAGTCCGAGCCTTGAAAACCCTTAAAGATATTTTGGAACAGGAATTTCAAGGGGTTTATGCCTTGAAAGTGATTGACGTTCTCAAAAATCCACAACTGGCAGAGGAAGATAAAATTTTGGCAACTCCTACCCTGTCTAAAATCTTACCGCCTCCGGTGCGGAAAATAATTGGTGATCTCTCAGATCGAGAAAAAGTTTTAATTGGACTCGATCTTCTCTATGAAGAACTGATGGATGAGTAA
- a CDS encoding circadian clock protein KaiA codes for MEQLALTDLFGENLVPTSPTVWRPQLSIGVFVPTVGLANIVMSYLQNDSYTAVQIQSVEAFVQFMAQERQQLDCIVLEDNSDLLALSQYLHNQSISVPAVIITAQPQLIERLTTLSDSSDETSLPGESSPYFYHCTEVRIGDNQLNQIPAYIDKAISQFITNAITTRLTEQSASGDAPTELTNFIIRQQRRLVSKLHERLGYLGVYYKRSPQNFIRNMAPAERQEFIDQLKTKYRQIVLSYFSADQSLNNKIDEYVNLAFFADVPVTRIVEIHMELMDNFSKQLKLEGRSEDVLLDYRLTLIDTIAHLCEMYRRSIPRDS; via the coding sequence ATGGAGCAATTGGCTCTGACTGATTTGTTCGGTGAAAACTTAGTCCCAACTTCCCCAACCGTGTGGCGTCCACAGCTATCCATCGGTGTTTTTGTGCCGACTGTGGGACTGGCTAATATTGTCATGTCCTATTTACAGAATGATAGTTATACAGCAGTGCAGATTCAGTCTGTTGAAGCCTTTGTCCAATTCATGGCTCAAGAAAGACAGCAACTCGATTGTATCGTTCTTGAGGATAATTCCGATTTGCTGGCTCTGAGCCAATATCTCCACAATCAGTCTATTTCTGTACCTGCGGTGATTATCACAGCACAACCCCAACTGATAGAGCGTTTAACGACCCTATCAGATTCTTCAGATGAAACTTCATTACCGGGAGAATCCTCACCCTATTTCTACCACTGTACCGAGGTACGAATCGGGGACAATCAACTCAATCAAATTCCCGCTTATATTGATAAAGCGATTAGTCAATTTATTACCAATGCGATTACAACTCGCCTCACGGAACAATCTGCCAGTGGTGACGCACCGACAGAGCTAACGAATTTTATCATTCGTCAACAACGTCGCCTGGTGAGTAAACTCCATGAGCGTTTAGGATACTTGGGTGTGTACTATAAAAGAAGCCCCCAAAATTTTATTCGTAATATGGCCCCTGCTGAACGGCAGGAATTTATCGATCAACTCAAGACCAAATATCGCCAAATTGTTCTCAGTTATTTTTCAGCCGATCAAAGTTTGAATAATAAAATTGATGAATATGTAAATTTGGCTTTTTTTGCTGATGTTCCTGTCACCCGAATTGTGGAAATTCACATGGAGTTAATGGATAATTTTTCTAAACAGCTTAAATTAGAAGGAAGAAGCGAAGATGTTTTATTAGACTACCGCTTAACTTTAATTGACACCATTGCCCATTTATGTGAAATGTATCGCCGCTCAATTCCTAGAGATTCCTAG
- a CDS encoding aldo/keto reductase — MKILGKATLAGTQRYRERHQQDCVATHFRQANGWVVSSIGIGTYLGVPDSHTDDLVTDAIIESVENGINLIDTAINYRYMHAEWSVSDALLALIRDKTISRDELVICTKAGFIPDNERISWFYSRYIESRNFTIEPQDLVAECHCLHPEYIWDQLERSLDNLGVETIDIYYLHNPEIQLSEVSPEIFYHRLQLAFEVLEKAVSQGKISAYGLATWDGLRVPPTAFNYLDLAKAKALASQVTSEGQDHFKFIQLPINATMLEALVQPTQHVKRTWLPTLEAAHRLGLSVISSASIGQTKAIGHIPDILQEGLHHTPLTPTLQALQFTRSCPRLLTALVGMKTVAHVTENLALTQIKPLAAKFYQPLTHGEVKTVS, encoded by the coding sequence ATGAAAATTTTAGGGAAAGCGACTTTAGCAGGAACCCAAAGATATCGAGAACGACATCAGCAAGACTGTGTAGCCACTCATTTTCGACAAGCTAATGGTTGGGTTGTTAGTTCAATTGGGATTGGCACTTATTTAGGTGTGCCGGACTCTCATACCGATGATCTCGTTACTGATGCCATTATCGAGTCAGTTGAAAATGGAATTAACCTGATTGATACGGCAATTAATTATCGCTATATGCACGCTGAATGGAGCGTTAGTGATGCTTTATTGGCTTTAATCCGGGATAAAACGATATCCAGAGATGAGTTAGTGATTTGTACAAAAGCAGGGTTTATTCCTGATAATGAGCGGATCAGTTGGTTTTATTCTCGATATATTGAAAGCCGTAATTTTACCATTGAACCCCAAGATTTAGTTGCCGAATGCCACTGTTTACACCCGGAATATATTTGGGATCAACTCGAACGAAGTTTAGATAATTTAGGGGTAGAAACCATTGATATTTATTATCTCCATAACCCGGAAATACAACTTTCGGAAGTCTCCCCAGAAATTTTTTATCACCGTCTCCAACTCGCCTTTGAAGTATTAGAAAAAGCCGTCAGCCAAGGTAAAATTAGTGCCTATGGGTTAGCCACTTGGGATGGCCTGCGAGTGCCACCCACCGCATTCAACTATTTGGATTTAGCCAAGGCTAAAGCATTAGCGAGTCAAGTCACCTCCGAGGGCCAAGATCATTTCAAATTTATTCAGTTACCCATTAATGCAACGATGCTAGAGGCGTTGGTTCAACCGACTCAGCACGTTAAGCGGACATGGCTTCCGACTTTAGAGGCTGCCCATCGTTTAGGATTATCGGTGATTTCGAGTGCCTCCATTGGCCAAACCAAAGCCATTGGTCACATTCCCGACATCCTGCAAGAGGGACTCCATCACACCCCCTTAACCCCGACCCTACAGGCTCTTCAATTCACCCGTTCCTGTCCCCGATTATTGACGGCTTTAGTGGGAATGAAAACTGTTGCTCATGTTACAGAAAATTTAGCTTTAACTCAGATTAAACCCCTCGCGGCCAAATTTTATCAACCTTTGACTCACGGGGAGGTTAAAACCGTTTCTTGA
- a CDS encoding CoB--CoM heterodisulfide reductase iron-sulfur subunit B family protein — MPSLRYAYFPGCVAQGACRELYQSTQVLAQTLGIELIELKKASCCGSGTFKEDSRLLEDTVNARNIALAEELNLPLLTHCSTCQGVIGHVDERLKEFQTTDPAYIEKVNGLLSKEGCSPYQGTTEVKHLLWALVADYGLAEIQQRVKRTLSDLKCAAFYGCYLLRAQTHLPYDDPHQPESMENLFRAVGATPVYYRGRTQCCGWPLSSYATESAFQMAGNQIQDAIDNGADCLVTPCPLCHLNLDSRQPEVEKVIGRPLGLPVLHLPQLVALALGIDPKQLGLDRHVVSTKSVLEKIR; from the coding sequence ATGCCATCCTTGAGATATGCCTATTTTCCCGGCTGTGTTGCCCAAGGAGCTTGTCGAGAACTGTATCAGTCTACGCAAGTCCTCGCCCAAACTTTAGGCATTGAACTCATTGAACTGAAAAAGGCATCCTGCTGTGGTTCGGGAACGTTCAAAGAAGATTCTCGGCTCTTAGAGGATACCGTCAATGCCCGTAATATTGCTTTAGCAGAAGAATTAAATTTACCCTTACTGACCCATTGCAGTACCTGTCAAGGGGTGATTGGCCACGTTGATGAACGCTTAAAGGAATTTCAAACTACAGATCCGGCTTATATTGAAAAGGTGAATGGATTACTCAGTAAAGAGGGATGTTCCCCCTATCAGGGGACAACGGAAGTTAAACACCTGCTTTGGGCCTTAGTCGCCGATTATGGTTTAGCCGAAATTCAACAAAGAGTCAAACGCACACTCTCAGATTTGAAGTGTGCTGCCTTTTATGGCTGTTACCTCTTACGCGCTCAAACCCATCTCCCCTATGATGACCCCCATCAACCAGAATCGATGGAAAATTTGTTCCGGGCGGTGGGAGCGACTCCGGTTTATTATCGGGGTAGAACCCAATGTTGCGGTTGGCCTTTGTCCAGTTACGCCACAGAATCAGCTTTTCAAATGGCCGGAAACCAAATTCAAGATGCCATTGACAACGGTGCAGATTGTTTGGTCACACCTTGTCCCCTCTGTCATCTTAATTTAGATTCCCGCCAACCGGAAGTGGAAAAAGTCATCGGTCGTCCCTTGGGTTTACCCGTTCTCCATCTTCCCCAATTAGTGGCCCTGGCCCTGGGTATCGACCCTAAACAACTGGGTTTAGACCGCCATGTTGTTTCTACGAAGTCTGTTTTGGAGAAAATTAGATAA
- the psaC gene encoding photosystem I iron-sulfur center protein PsaC produces MSHSVKIYDTCIGCTQCVRACPTDVLEMVPWDGCKAGQLASSPRTEDCVGCKRCETACPTDFLSIRVYLGAETTRSMGLAY; encoded by the coding sequence ATGTCTCATTCAGTCAAAATTTACGATACCTGTATCGGCTGTACCCAATGTGTTCGCGCTTGTCCCACCGACGTCCTTGAGATGGTTCCTTGGGATGGCTGCAAAGCAGGTCAGCTTGCTTCTTCTCCCCGCACCGAAGACTGTGTAGGTTGCAAACGGTGTGAAACAGCTTGTCCGACAGACTTTTTAAGTATTCGGGTTTATCTCGGTGCTGAAACAACTCGTAGCATGGGTCTAGCTTACTAA
- a CDS encoding NCS2 family permease, which produces MDSNSTLDAIARFFNFQELQTNFRIEILAGVTTFVTMAYILVVNPAILSNAIFLQTSGDLFGELVIATALASALATLVMGLYAKYPFALAPGMGLNAYFAFSVVLGLGISWRVALAAILIEGLIFIALTLSQFRTQIVTAIPEGIKHAVAAGIGLFIAYIALTGAKIIVTDTATTTTLGNLNDPTVLITMAGILMTAALMARRVTGALLLGILATAGLGWILGIAPWPKGIIGLPQLPVDLFGQGIMGLKEVLQVNFLQIFTVTFVFFFVDLFDTVGTLTGLGMKAGYINEQGEFPRVTEAFMADAVGTTTGAIFGTSTVTTYIESASGISEGGRSGLTAVVVAILFTISIFFIPLLSAIPSFATAPTLIIVGVLMMGSVRYIHWDDPAESIPAFLTIFIMPLSYSIADGLGVGLITYPLIKSFQGKFHETNIAMWILAIIFILKFVFVGK; this is translated from the coding sequence ATGGATTCTAATTCTACCTTAGACGCAATTGCTCGTTTTTTTAACTTTCAAGAACTCCAGACTAATTTTAGGATTGAAATTTTAGCCGGAGTCACAACCTTTGTAACGATGGCTTATATTTTAGTCGTTAATCCTGCTATTTTATCCAATGCTATTTTTCTCCAAACCTCCGGGGATTTATTCGGAGAATTAGTTATTGCAACGGCGTTAGCTTCTGCTTTAGCAACATTAGTTATGGGGTTATATGCTAAATATCCTTTTGCATTAGCACCGGGAATGGGATTAAACGCCTATTTTGCCTTTTCGGTGGTGTTAGGATTAGGTATTTCTTGGCGAGTCGCTTTAGCTGCTATTTTAATTGAAGGCTTAATTTTTATTGCTTTAACCCTGAGTCAATTTAGAACTCAAATTGTCACCGCTATTCCTGAAGGTATTAAACACGCCGTCGCTGCTGGAATTGGTTTATTTATTGCCTATATTGCTTTAACAGGTGCAAAAATTATTGTCACGGATACAGCTACAACTACAACATTAGGGAACTTAAATGACCCGACTGTATTAATTACAATGGCTGGAATTTTGATGACGGCGGCGTTAATGGCTCGTCGAGTTACCGGAGCTTTATTATTAGGAATTTTAGCGACAGCCGGGTTAGGATGGATTTTAGGAATTGCCCCCTGGCCTAAAGGAATTATTGGTTTACCTCAATTACCTGTTGATTTATTCGGTCAAGGAATTATGGGGTTAAAAGAAGTTTTACAAGTGAATTTTTTACAGATTTTTACGGTTACTTTTGTGTTTTTCTTTGTGGATTTATTTGATACGGTGGGAACCCTAACGGGATTAGGAATGAAAGCGGGTTATATTAACGAACAGGGGGAATTTCCGCGTGTTACAGAAGCGTTTATGGCTGATGCAGTAGGAACAACTACGGGGGCAATTTTTGGCACGTCTACGGTAACAACTTATATTGAATCTGCATCAGGAATTTCTGAAGGTGGAAGAAGTGGATTAACGGCTGTGGTTGTAGCTATATTATTCACAATTTCAATATTTTTTATTCCCCTATTATCCGCAATTCCCAGTTTTGCAACAGCCCCGACTTTAATTATTGTGGGGGTGTTAATGATGGGAAGTGTACGATATATTCATTGGGATGACCCCGCAGAATCAATTCCGGCATTTCTCACGATTTTTATCATGCCCTTAAGTTATTCCATTGCAGACGGTTTAGGAGTTGGTTTAATTACTTATCCCCTAATTAAATCCTTTCAAGGCAAGTTCCACGAAACCAATATAGCAATGTGGATTTTAGCAATTATTTTTATTTTAAAGTTTGTTTTCGTGGGGAAATAA
- a CDS encoding CPBP family intramembrane glutamic endopeptidase encodes MVEQKTPNNFELEPLTRTQVLVAMGGTAIVLLAIAKAWLHLSRVTLLPVTFSAISLGWGLGVGLIITIASFILYRIWPAYSRSANIYLKLVLSPLLWPDLIWLGLLPGLSEELLFRGVMLSDLGLTPLALVVSSIAFGVLHFSGSQQWPYVIWAIIVGFLLGYSAIATGNLLVPIIAHVLTNFMSGCLWKLKYIGGKS; translated from the coding sequence GTGGTAGAACAAAAAACACCGAACAATTTTGAACTCGAACCTTTAACCCGAACTCAAGTTTTAGTAGCGATGGGGGGAACCGCTATTGTCTTATTAGCGATCGCTAAAGCTTGGTTACATTTGAGTCGTGTGACCCTTTTACCTGTGACTTTTTCTGCAATTAGTTTAGGGTGGGGTTTAGGTGTCGGGTTAATCATTACAATTGCCAGTTTTATCCTGTATCGTATCTGGCCGGCTTATAGTCGCAGTGCGAATATTTATTTAAAATTAGTCCTGAGTCCTTTATTATGGCCGGATTTAATTTGGTTAGGTTTATTACCCGGACTCAGTGAGGAATTATTATTCCGAGGGGTAATGTTATCGGATTTGGGATTAACGCCTTTAGCATTAGTGGTTTCAAGTATTGCTTTTGGGGTTCTCCATTTTAGCGGTTCTCAACAATGGCCCTATGTAATTTGGGCAATCATTGTGGGGTTTCTGTTGGGGTATAGTGCGATCGCAACTGGTAATTTATTAGTTCCAATTATTGCCCATGTTTTGACTAATTTTATGTCCGGTTGTTTATGGAAATTAAAATATATTGGGGGGAAATCTTGA